In Candidatus Caldatribacterium sp., a genomic segment contains:
- a CDS encoding carbohydrate ABC transporter permease, with protein sequence MGLRRMRIVRGIIIGVFSLLLAGVLLAPPLWLFISSIADLKDLLRIPLRFIPENPSFSRYASILFGSGPESEFRKIMLNSIYVAAFVTLICVALGVLAAYAFSRLRFPGKEKVLFVLLFSYMLPPIAVIIPLYQMFSKVQMLDTREALILVYSAILVPFVIWMMRTYFDTIPRDLEDAAKIDGCTHLQTLFRVILPLCLPGIVATLLFAFLMSWEEFFIALILTSTPQSKTVPVAIAEFSGRHSIDFGMMATGGVLASLPPVFIALFFQKYIIGGLLSGAVKG encoded by the coding sequence ATGGGTCTTCGAAGAATGCGAATTGTACGGGGAATCATTATCGGGGTCTTTTCCCTCCTCCTTGCAGGGGTTCTCCTTGCTCCACCTCTTTGGCTTTTCATCTCAAGCATTGCCGACCTCAAGGACCTCTTGCGCATCCCCCTCCGCTTCATTCCCGAGAATCCTTCCTTTTCCCGATACGCCAGCATCCTTTTTGGCTCGGGACCAGAGAGCGAGTTCCGGAAAATCATGCTGAACAGCATCTACGTTGCAGCCTTTGTAACCCTCATCTGCGTCGCCCTTGGGGTCCTTGCAGCCTACGCCTTTTCCCGCCTCCGCTTCCCAGGAAAGGAAAAGGTCCTCTTCGTCCTTCTTTTCTCCTACATGCTTCCCCCAATCGCCGTCATCATCCCCCTCTACCAGATGTTCAGCAAGGTCCAGATGCTCGACACAAGGGAAGCTCTCATCCTCGTGTACTCAGCAATTCTTGTCCCCTTCGTCATCTGGATGATGCGAACGTACTTTGACACCATTCCCCGAGACCTTGAGGACGCCGCTAAAATCGACGGTTGCACTCATCTCCAGACTCTCTTCCGGGTTATCCTCCCCCTTTGCCTTCCCGGCATCGTAGCCACCCTTCTTTTTGCCTTCCTCATGTCCTGGGAGGAATTCTTCATCGCCCTCATCCTCACCTCAACTCCACAGAGCAAAACCGTCCCCGTGGCCATTGCCGAATTTTCCGGTCGGCACTCCATCGATTTTGGCATGATGGCCACAGGAGGGGTGTTGGCAAGCCTTCCACCCGTATTCATCGCCCTCTTTTTCCAGAAGTACATCATCGGTGGACTCCTCTCGGGAGCGGTGAAAGGGTAG
- a CDS encoding extracellular solute-binding protein, with product MKKLLGVLVLVSLVLLGASAFGKVEISGLFMKQAGYQESDIRAMTEEFLKIRPDIDVKLSFVAYEELHDKIVVAAASGAGTYDVILLDCIWPAEFAEAGWLLDVTDRLPEEDRADIFPEVLSSVTYKGRLYGMPWLNDWEYFFYNKKMLEDVGAQPPSFWTEVIDISRKLKEKGIVEYPIIDAWGQGEAVVIQWLQYVYAMGGAPFDEAGNPVMNQGKPLEALQFMVDHMNEGLFNPACIESFYEEVRRVFSAGQAAFGLNWTYMYNLANDPQESQIAGNAVIALIPGFPDGRRSATCNGGMGLSILTSSQHPDEAWEYVRYLASKEVQKKYSQNALPIWKSLYDDPELIAQQPELVKVAKEQIHYIFDRPQVPWYSQFSLILSEELQAALTGAKTPKQAMDDAVARAKEVMERYAK from the coding sequence GTGAAAAAACTTCTGGGTGTTCTTGTCCTTGTGAGTCTTGTGCTCCTTGGTGCTTCTGCTTTCGGGAAAGTGGAAATCAGCGGGCTTTTCATGAAGCAAGCAGGGTACCAGGAAAGCGATATCCGGGCAATGACCGAAGAATTCCTCAAAATCCGCCCGGACATCGACGTGAAGCTCTCCTTTGTGGCCTACGAAGAGCTCCACGACAAAATCGTCGTTGCCGCCGCAAGTGGAGCAGGTACATACGACGTGATTCTCCTTGACTGCATCTGGCCGGCAGAATTCGCCGAAGCGGGATGGCTCCTTGACGTCACCGACCGGCTCCCCGAAGAAGACCGGGCCGATATCTTCCCAGAGGTTCTTTCCTCCGTAACCTACAAGGGACGCCTCTACGGCATGCCCTGGCTCAACGACTGGGAGTACTTCTTCTACAACAAGAAGATGCTCGAGGACGTAGGGGCACAGCCACCGAGCTTCTGGACAGAGGTCATCGACATTTCCCGAAAGCTCAAGGAAAAGGGTATCGTGGAGTACCCCATCATCGACGCCTGGGGCCAGGGGGAAGCGGTGGTCATTCAGTGGCTCCAGTACGTCTACGCCATGGGTGGAGCACCCTTTGACGAGGCCGGCAACCCCGTCATGAACCAGGGGAAACCTCTCGAGGCTTTGCAGTTCATGGTGGACCACATGAACGAGGGCCTCTTCAACCCCGCCTGCATCGAGTCCTTCTACGAGGAAGTGCGGCGAGTTTTCTCCGCCGGACAAGCCGCCTTCGGGCTCAACTGGACGTACATGTACAACCTGGCGAATGACCCCCAGGAATCCCAAATCGCCGGGAATGCCGTCATCGCCCTCATCCCCGGGTTTCCTGATGGTCGGCGGAGCGCCACCTGTAACGGGGGCATGGGCCTGAGCATCCTCACCTCAAGCCAGCATCCTGATGAGGCCTGGGAGTACGTCCGGTACTTAGCAAGCAAAGAGGTCCAGAAAAAGTACAGCCAGAATGCGCTTCCCATCTGGAAATCCCTTTACGATGACCCGGAACTCATTGCTCAGCAACCCGAACTCGTCAAAGTGGCCAAAGAGCAAATCCACTACATCTTTGACCGTCCCCAGGTTCCCTGGTACTCCCAGTTCTCGCTCATCCTGAGCGAGGAACTCCAGGCTGCCCTCACCGGCGCGAAAACTCCCAAACAGGCCATGGACGACGCAGTAGCCCGAGCCAAAGAGGTCATGGAGCGGTATGCGAAGTAG
- a CDS encoding Gfo/Idh/MocA family oxidoreductase: MLVRWGVIGSGGIAKRRTIPEVLRFAKKSEIVALMDVDEEALRSQAREFGITKTYTTVTDLLKEDLDAVYIASPVAFHFVQAKEALEAGKHVLCEKPLSLRVEEAEELLALAEKKNLKFGVAFMMRYNVYHERIKAFIEEGKIGQPVFARAQLTCFYPPIPGAWRQKKATGGGGALMDMGCHCIDLLEWFFGEIREVFGFLDTITHSYEVEDTSTVLLKFKNGAQGFVDNFFNIPDEAGRNLLEIYGTKGAIFAQGTIGQDPGGEVWYYFSEEKRTYDALQKRTSSGWQKLELSPKPLYAQEVDAMSEWILGGEKPRIAAEIGVRNMKVISAIYRSAKTKRAEAV; this comes from the coding sequence ATGCTCGTCCGATGGGGTGTCATCGGTTCTGGTGGCATCGCGAAGCGGCGGACCATTCCAGAGGTTTTGCGCTTTGCGAAAAAAAGTGAAATCGTCGCCCTCATGGATGTGGATGAAGAAGCCCTCCGATCCCAGGCCCGAGAATTCGGCATCACCAAAACGTACACCACCGTCACAGACCTCCTCAAAGAGGACCTCGATGCTGTTTACATTGCCTCCCCTGTGGCTTTCCACTTTGTCCAGGCCAAGGAAGCCTTAGAAGCGGGGAAACATGTTCTCTGTGAGAAACCCCTGAGTCTTCGAGTTGAAGAAGCCGAAGAGCTCCTTGCCCTTGCCGAGAAGAAAAACCTGAAATTCGGTGTGGCCTTCATGATGCGGTACAATGTATACCACGAGAGAATCAAAGCGTTCATCGAGGAGGGAAAAATTGGGCAACCGGTTTTTGCCCGAGCCCAGCTCACCTGCTTCTATCCTCCCATTCCTGGGGCCTGGCGGCAGAAAAAAGCCACCGGGGGTGGTGGAGCTTTGATGGATATGGGCTGCCACTGCATCGATCTTCTCGAGTGGTTCTTCGGAGAGATCCGGGAAGTCTTTGGATTCCTCGACACCATCACCCACTCGTATGAGGTGGAGGACACAAGTACCGTCCTTCTCAAGTTCAAAAACGGAGCACAGGGTTTCGTGGACAACTTCTTCAACATTCCGGATGAGGCGGGACGGAATCTTCTCGAAATCTACGGAACCAAAGGAGCCATCTTTGCCCAGGGCACCATAGGCCAGGACCCAGGTGGGGAGGTCTGGTACTACTTTTCGGAAGAGAAAAGAACGTACGATGCCCTACAGAAACGAACCTCCTCGGGCTGGCAGAAACTCGAGCTCTCCCCAAAGCCCCTTTACGCCCAAGAGGTGGATGCCATGAGCGAATGGATTCTCGGCGGAGAGAAGCCACGGATAGCCGCCGAAATCGGGGTTCGGAACATGAAGGTCATTTCGGCAATCTACCGCTCGGCCAAAACAAAGAGAGCCGAAGCGGTATGA
- a CDS encoding sugar ABC transporter permease yields MRKGKFWRTESGLAFLFLLPACVFLLLFMFYPIVYVILMSFFRVNKLGDLVSFSGLANFRFMFDRPEFWQIIIRSCVWTASAVAVKTGIGLVIALLLNVDFRGRKIARSLVIIPWASSVPISAMIWQWTYNNDFGLLNHTLRALRVFGEPPIWLAEPRPAFFANLWVDIWCGIPFMALVFLAGLQAIPQELYEAAEVDGATPFAKFRFVTLPLLSNVLTVATLLSILWTFNDFNVIYVLTGGGPGTSTDILITYIYKYAFQYLRFGPAAAMAVITFVILLTVSILYARSYFKGGVY; encoded by the coding sequence TTGCGAAAGGGGAAATTCTGGAGAACTGAATCGGGCCTTGCCTTTCTCTTCCTTCTTCCAGCCTGCGTCTTTCTCCTCCTTTTCATGTTCTACCCCATTGTCTACGTGATTCTCATGTCCTTCTTCCGGGTGAACAAACTCGGGGATCTCGTGAGTTTCTCCGGTCTTGCCAACTTTCGCTTCATGTTCGATCGTCCCGAGTTCTGGCAAATCATCATCCGGTCCTGCGTATGGACCGCCTCAGCCGTAGCAGTCAAGACCGGTATCGGTCTTGTCATTGCCCTTCTCCTCAACGTGGATTTTCGGGGGCGGAAAATCGCCCGAAGCCTTGTCATTATCCCCTGGGCAAGTTCTGTGCCCATAAGCGCTATGATCTGGCAGTGGACCTACAACAACGACTTTGGGCTCCTCAACCATACCCTGCGAGCTCTGCGTGTTTTTGGCGAACCACCCATATGGCTTGCCGAACCGCGTCCGGCGTTCTTTGCCAACCTCTGGGTGGACATCTGGTGTGGCATCCCCTTCATGGCGCTGGTGTTCTTAGCGGGGCTCCAGGCCATTCCTCAGGAGCTCTACGAGGCTGCCGAGGTCGATGGGGCAACGCCTTTTGCAAAATTCCGCTTCGTGACTCTACCTCTTTTGAGCAACGTTCTCACGGTGGCAACGCTCCTTTCTATTCTTTGGACTTTCAACGACTTCAACGTCATCTACGTTCTCACCGGAGGAGGTCCGGGAACCTCAACCGACATCCTCATCACCTACATCTACAAGTACGCCTTCCAGTACCTCCGCTTTGGCCCGGCTGCGGCCATGGCAGTCATCACCTTTGTCATTCTCCTTACGGTGAGCATCCTCTACGCCCGTAGCTACTTCAAAGGGGGGGTGTACTGA
- a CDS encoding carbohydrate ABC transporter permease, whose amino-acid sequence MRSRSLYLVYPLIVFILLVLLFPFFVMVSTALKPLEEVYATPPHWIPRTIRWANFSDIWTKYPMGAYFKNSFIVALGATLVNMAFCIPAAYAVARLRFRSKSFIMYLILVVQMFSPIIVVISLFKIVARLGLLNTLLSLILTNSVFTLTFSIWLLGGYFRNVPKEIEEAALIDGCTRLQAIVRVLLPVAMPGVVTTIIYTFITAWNEFMFALTFIQSMDKRPLTLGLYNFIGRWTVQWQYLMAAALLALLPVVILFFFIERELVHGLAGGAVKG is encoded by the coding sequence ATGCGCAGTCGAAGCCTCTACCTCGTGTACCCACTCATCGTCTTCATCCTTCTTGTCCTTCTCTTCCCCTTCTTCGTCATGGTCTCGACAGCTCTCAAGCCCTTGGAAGAGGTCTACGCCACTCCACCGCACTGGATTCCCCGCACCATCCGGTGGGCAAACTTTTCCGATATCTGGACCAAGTACCCGATGGGGGCGTACTTTAAAAACAGCTTCATCGTTGCCCTCGGGGCGACCCTGGTGAATATGGCCTTTTGCATCCCTGCAGCCTATGCCGTTGCCCGCCTCCGCTTCCGCTCGAAAAGCTTCATCATGTACCTCATCCTCGTCGTCCAGATGTTCTCCCCCATCATCGTGGTCATCTCTCTTTTCAAAATCGTTGCCCGCCTTGGACTCTTGAACACCCTCCTCTCCCTCATCCTCACAAACAGCGTCTTCACCCTTACCTTCTCCATATGGCTCCTTGGAGGGTACTTTCGCAACGTCCCCAAAGAAATCGAGGAAGCAGCTCTCATCGATGGATGCACAAGGCTTCAAGCCATCGTCAGGGTGCTTTTGCCTGTGGCCATGCCTGGAGTGGTGACTACCATCATCTACACCTTCATCACCGCCTGGAACGAATTCATGTTTGCCCTGACCTTCATCCAGTCCATGGACAAGCGTCCCCTCACCCTGGGGCTCTACAACTTCATCGGCCGCTGGACCGTCCAGTGGCAGTACCTCATGGCGGCAGCGCTCTTGGCCCTTTTGCCGGTGGTCATCCTCTTCTTCTTTATCGAGCGGGAACTCGTGCACGGCTTAGCCGGCGGTGCAGTAAAAGGGTAA
- a CDS encoding sugar ABC transporter permease has translation MRSRQKISPSGRPPGGGLLRKKEIAFAWTLILPSFVFIGLILFYPMGLSFYLSLFQVDLTRKGAGTPFVGLANYVDILKSSYFWSSVGRTAYFTVVSIAIEMVIGLFIALLLNEKFKGRGVLRSLLLLPWALPITVDAIMWKWIFNANYGVFNALLTQLGIIEKYQPWLTKPWSAMHCVIVADVWKVTPLVALLLLAGLQTIPRELYEAAYVDGAGWFRTLWKITLPLLGPTITVVLVLRTLDAFRVFDIVYVMTQGGPANATKVISFLTYQEAFKFLHFSRGAALSYIITLIVALLAYLYTQTMKRQIEY, from the coding sequence ATGCGAAGTAGGCAGAAAATCTCCCCCTCCGGAAGACCCCCCGGAGGGGGACTCCTCCGGAAAAAAGAAATCGCCTTTGCCTGGACCCTTATACTCCCTTCCTTTGTCTTCATCGGTCTTATCCTCTTCTACCCCATGGGGCTCTCCTTCTACCTCAGCCTCTTCCAGGTCGACCTCACGAGGAAAGGCGCAGGAACTCCTTTCGTGGGCCTTGCAAACTACGTGGATATTCTCAAAAGCAGCTACTTCTGGAGCTCCGTGGGACGCACGGCGTACTTCACCGTGGTTTCCATCGCCATCGAGATGGTCATTGGCCTTTTCATCGCCCTTCTTCTTAATGAGAAGTTCAAAGGACGGGGGGTTCTGCGGAGCCTCCTCCTTCTCCCCTGGGCTTTACCGATTACCGTAGACGCCATAATGTGGAAGTGGATTTTCAACGCCAACTATGGGGTTTTCAACGCCCTTTTGACCCAACTTGGCATCATCGAGAAGTACCAGCCCTGGCTTACGAAACCCTGGAGCGCCATGCACTGCGTCATCGTGGCCGACGTATGGAAAGTCACCCCCCTTGTGGCACTCCTTCTCCTTGCCGGACTCCAGACCATCCCCCGAGAACTCTACGAGGCCGCCTACGTCGATGGGGCCGGGTGGTTCCGAACACTCTGGAAAATTACTCTTCCCCTCCTTGGGCCCACGATAACCGTTGTTCTTGTCCTTCGGACTCTTGATGCCTTTCGTGTTTTCGACATCGTCTACGTCATGACCCAGGGAGGACCGGCCAACGCCACAAAGGTCATCTCTTTCCTCACCTACCAGGAGGCTTTCAAATTCCTCCACTTCAGCCGAGGCGCCGCCCTCTCGTACATCATCACCCTCATCGTGGCTTTACTTGCCTACCTCTACACCCAGACCATGAAACGGCAAATCGAGTATTGA
- a CDS encoding DegT/DnrJ/EryC1/StrS family aminotransferase has protein sequence METLAIFGGKPLNSTPFPMWPSFSEKTKKEALKPLETGLVNYWTGTKGVEFEEKWAAYCGCKFGVSTTNGTSALHTALAACEIGPGDEVIVPSYSFIASAFCVLQAGAIPVFADVRRETHTLDPQDVERKITPRTRAILPVHLYGIPCDMDEIMAIAKAHNLFVIEDCAQAHGSEYKGKKVGSIGHAGAFSFCQSKHFTTGGEGGCVVTNDEDIFWRAKSFRDHGFNVKERLRLLELERKLFYIHERVGFNYRMTEIQSIIGLCELERFESWNKPRRVAIGEKLLSYFTGHEAVLYLPPHRKEGKYISFWLFPIVLDIERIRCSIKEFWQAIEAEGVPVAPVLWPQMYREEAFLKHNGFGRAKFPFRSKEYTNPESVEYHKVHCPNAAWLEERTFCFPAHPVYEDHHVELMIAAFEKVYRHFKR, from the coding sequence ATGGAAACCCTGGCGATTTTTGGAGGGAAGCCTCTCAACAGTACCCCTTTTCCCATGTGGCCTTCTTTCTCGGAGAAAACGAAGAAGGAGGCCCTCAAGCCCCTGGAAACGGGGCTTGTGAACTACTGGACGGGGACAAAGGGGGTGGAATTCGAGGAAAAGTGGGCAGCATACTGCGGATGCAAATTCGGGGTCTCGACGACCAACGGAACCTCAGCCCTCCACACTGCCCTGGCTGCCTGCGAGATTGGACCGGGGGACGAAGTCATCGTACCTTCCTACTCCTTCATCGCCTCGGCATTCTGTGTCCTCCAGGCAGGGGCCATTCCAGTCTTTGCCGATGTTCGGAGAGAAACCCATACTCTCGACCCCCAGGATGTGGAACGGAAAATCACTCCCCGAACCCGGGCAATTCTTCCGGTGCACCTCTATGGCATCCCCTGCGATATGGACGAAATCATGGCCATTGCGAAAGCTCACAATCTCTTTGTCATCGAGGACTGCGCCCAGGCCCACGGGAGCGAGTACAAGGGGAAAAAGGTGGGAAGTATCGGTCATGCCGGGGCTTTCAGCTTCTGCCAGTCGAAGCACTTCACGACCGGCGGCGAAGGGGGCTGTGTGGTCACAAATGATGAGGACATCTTCTGGCGCGCCAAATCCTTCCGGGACCACGGGTTCAACGTCAAGGAAAGACTCAGACTTCTGGAACTTGAGCGGAAGCTCTTCTACATCCATGAACGGGTGGGCTTCAACTACCGGATGACGGAAATCCAGTCCATCATCGGCCTCTGTGAGCTTGAGCGTTTCGAGAGCTGGAACAAACCACGCCGGGTAGCCATTGGAGAGAAACTCCTCTCTTACTTTACAGGGCACGAGGCGGTGCTCTACCTTCCACCCCACCGAAAAGAGGGGAAGTACATCTCCTTCTGGCTCTTCCCCATCGTCCTTGATATTGAGCGCATCCGCTGCTCCATCAAGGAATTCTGGCAGGCCATTGAAGCTGAAGGCGTCCCTGTGGCTCCGGTCCTCTGGCCCCAGATGTACCGGGAAGAGGCCTTCCTCAAGCACAATGGTTTCGGAAGGGCCAAATTCCCCTTCCGGTCGAAGGAGTACACGAATCCCGAGAGCGTCGAGTACCACAAGGTCCACTGCCCAAACGCCGCCTGGCTTGAGGAGCGAACGTTCTGTTTCCCTGCTCACCCGGTGTACGAAGACCACCACGTGGAACTCATGATTGCCGCTTTTGAGAAAGTCTACCGGCACTTCAAGCGATAG
- a CDS encoding sugar ABC transporter substrate-binding protein: MKRWIVGCVALLVVVLALSLGAGAQKKVSILWMEYDGLTPDYALSLEKAFEEANPGVDLEIISTPWNLGHDRLISLLAGKEPPDLAVIGTRWLLELLDMDVVEPIEKWVSKELLDNIDPALMEGKIKGVLYGLPVAAGTRLMYYRSDIIDKAPETFEEMLLIAQKINKPEEKFYAVGMAGKKYVELTEHAYYLFGNGGYYFEILPDGSYGKCRVNDEAGVGALTFMNDLVNKYKVTQPGVTAYTRDEVQDLFVAGNLGIFLSGGFTATLLEQRGVTFKWDVAPMPYFEGKPQSTLIVTDSIVLFKTSDAKEEAGKFLDFFYSDPWRLQFDKLVGFPPVTKSLANDPAFQKPVYKVMIEQIPNAKGWPLIPEWPECNDIIWDNIVATFLGEKDPKTAMDDAAREIDALRGM, from the coding sequence ATGAAGCGGTGGATTGTCGGCTGTGTTGCTCTTCTTGTGGTGGTACTTGCGCTCTCTTTGGGAGCCGGGGCTCAGAAGAAAGTGAGCATCCTCTGGATGGAGTACGACGGCCTCACTCCCGATTACGCCTTGAGTCTTGAGAAAGCCTTCGAGGAAGCCAACCCCGGTGTGGACCTTGAAATCATCTCCACTCCCTGGAACTTAGGCCATGACCGGCTCATTTCCCTTCTTGCAGGTAAAGAGCCCCCAGACCTTGCCGTGATCGGAACCCGATGGCTCTTAGAGCTCCTTGACATGGATGTTGTGGAACCGATTGAAAAATGGGTGAGCAAAGAGCTCCTCGACAACATCGACCCGGCACTGATGGAAGGAAAAATAAAGGGGGTTCTCTACGGGCTCCCGGTAGCTGCAGGGACACGACTCATGTACTACCGCTCGGACATCATTGACAAGGCTCCAGAGACCTTCGAAGAGATGCTCCTCATTGCCCAGAAAATCAACAAACCCGAGGAGAAATTCTACGCCGTGGGCATGGCCGGCAAAAAGTACGTGGAGCTCACCGAGCACGCCTACTACCTCTTCGGCAACGGCGGGTACTACTTCGAAATCCTTCCCGACGGGAGCTACGGCAAGTGCCGGGTGAACGACGAGGCTGGAGTCGGTGCCCTGACTTTCATGAACGATCTCGTGAACAAGTACAAGGTGACGCAACCTGGTGTCACCGCGTACACTCGAGATGAGGTGCAGGACCTCTTCGTTGCCGGAAACTTGGGCATTTTCTTAAGCGGTGGATTCACAGCCACTCTCCTTGAGCAGCGGGGTGTGACTTTCAAGTGGGATGTGGCCCCAATGCCGTACTTTGAAGGAAAACCCCAGAGCACGCTCATCGTCACCGACTCGATTGTTCTCTTTAAGACCTCAGACGCCAAAGAGGAGGCTGGAAAGTTCCTCGACTTCTTCTACTCCGACCCCTGGAGACTCCAGTTCGACAAACTCGTCGGCTTCCCGCCGGTCACAAAGTCCCTGGCTAACGACCCTGCCTTCCAGAAGCCGGTGTACAAAGTCATGATTGAGCAGATTCCAAACGCCAAGGGTTGGCCCCTCATTCCCGAGTGGCCGGAGTGCAACGACATCATCTGGGACAACATCGTAGCCACCTTCCTCGGCGAGAAGGACCCGAAGACCGCCATGGATGACGCGGCACGGGAAATCGACGCCCTGCGGGGAATGTGA